From the genome of Fibrobacter sp. UWB5:
ACACCGATGATGAACTGCGTTGCAGCCTGGTAGGTCCAGGAGCTGGTACCGGAGAGCCATGCGTTACGGCCCATACCGAACTGCTTGTGTTCGTCACCGAGGATGTTCTGCGGATAGCAATACGGTTCAGATTCGAACTCGTCGAGCTTGGTGTTCTTGGCAGCCGGATTAATTTGGCTGTAATACTGGAAGGCCTTGTCGCCACGGCCGAGAATCGTTTCGGCAATCATCACCCACGGGTTGGTGTGGAGGAAGATACCGCCGTTTTCCTTGGCTCCAGGAGGATAGGTGGAGATGCCACCCACGTTCGGGTCGAAGCCGCGGTAGCCCGGAGTAGAGCTTTTCACGCCGTTGGCGGTGTTGAGGAGCTTGTTCAGGCTGTCCATGCCCTGTACTGCGCGGTCACCAGTAGCAATGCCAGAAATCACAGACCAGGACTGGCTGTTGCAGTAAATCTTGCCGTACTTGGCCTTGTTGGTGCCGTAGGCGTTGCCCTGCTTGTCGAACCAGCGGACCCACCACTTGCCGTCCCAAGCGCTGTCATTGAAGGCCTTCTTCACGTCTTCGTACCAGCCCTTGTACATTTCGACAGACTTCTTGTCGCCGAGAGCTTCACAGATGTCCATCATTTCAAGGAGAGCCTTAGCATACAGGCCCGTGTTGAAGGAGGATTCTGCACCGAGCGGGAGGTTCATGCAATCGTTCCAGTCGGCAAAGCCGAGGAGCGGCAAACCGTGCTTACCGAGGTGAGTACGGGTAAAGTTGAGGGAGCGCTTGAGGTGTTCGAGCACAGTGCCCTTTTCACGCTGAGCGCGCTTCTTGCCGGCTTCGTAGAACGGAACTTCCTTCTTGAGGAGGTCCATCTTGCCGGTTTCCTTGAGGTAGTTGGCAATAGTGAGAACGATCCACAGGTGGTCGTCACCATACCAGTCAGCGTAAGCCGGGTTGCCGTTTTCATCGAGCACACCCTTCTTTTCGCGAGAGTCACCGGCGTTAGCTTCGTTGCCGTTGTCTTCGGCAAGGGCAAGCGGAGCGTACTGGTGCATGGCGTTACCTTCCGGACGCTGCACAGAGAGCAGGTTCAAGGCGAGTTCCAATGCTTCTTCCGGCATGTGGCTCATCACGCCCATCAAGTCCTGGCTGGAGTCACGGTAACCGATACCGCGGCTGGTGCCGTAGCCCAGCTGATACAGGGACAGGTAGCGGCTCCAGTTCTTGGTAGTGTGGCACTGACGCGGGTTGTGCACGTTCACCATGGAGTTGAACGCTGCATCCGGAGTCTGCACCTGGATCGTAGAGAGGTACTTTTCCCAGAACTTGGCGAGTTCGTCGAAAGCCTTGTCGACGTTCTTCAAGTCGCGGTACTTGGCGATTGCCTTGGAGGCAACCTTCAGGCTCTGTTCCTGACCGAGCTGGGTGCAGGTGCGGAAGGTCTTGCCGGCGGCAATCTTGCCAGCGTGGATCATGAGAGCGGCAATGTTGTCGCCACGGTCGCATTCGCTGTTGGAAAGTTCTTTGTTGGCGAGGCTGAGCGGAGCGGCCCAGGAGCCCATTTCGTTTGCACCGAGGAACACGCGACGGTCGCCATCGAAGCTACCGACCTTGCAGTTAGCAGTCACGTAGTTCACGGCGAAGTCACGCTTCATGTAAGCGTACTGTTCGAGCACCACGTGGCCGTCCTTTTCCCAGTGACCCTTGAGGGTCATGGTCTGCGGAACCCAGTCGGCGTTGGTGAGCTGCTTTTCAGCTTCGAAGTGGCTGAATTCATAAACCGGGATAATGTCCACTTCCTTGGCGGCACCGGAGATGTTGGTCACCTGGATGTCCTGGAGGAGAGTGTTGGATCCGGTCGGAACGAAAATCGTCACCTGCGTGCGGAGGCCTTCGCATTCGGCAATCCAACGCATGTAGGACAGACCCACGTGGCATTCCCACTTCTTCATCTTGGTGAGAGTCGGAACCACGAACGGAGAGAACACGGTGTAACCCTTGGCGTTCTTCACGCGGATATAAATGGTGCTGGCCTTAAAGTCAGAGCAAGGCATCTGGGCGATGTACTTGGTGATACGGTTCAGGGCCGGGTCGCCCTTGCAAACGAGGGTACCGCCAGTAGTATCGACGATACCACCAAAGTTCAAAGTACCAACGTAGTTGCACCACTTGATCGGGGTTGCCGGCGTGGTAAGCACGTATTCTTTCTTGGCGTCATCAAAGTAGCCGTACTTTGCAGCAGTCTTAGCTGCAACCTTCTTGGCCTTCGGGGCGCTCTTCTTGGTCTGTTTTGTAGCCATTGTTTCTCCGTAAGAGGGGTTGTTAAAATTTAACGAGCGTAAATATAGAAAAAACTAGTCCTTCTTATTCACAAAATCGCGATTTCCAAAGTTGATGTAGAAATATCCATCCAGTTTCTTGTTGCGTACCGGATCGCGCAAGATTCCAATAGCGGCGCGCACGTACTTGAGTTCCACCAGAATGTGGTCACGGCTCATGCAATTGAGGAACGGGCCTTCGGCAAAAAGGGTCGGGCGCGGTTCATCGGCAATCATCTGTTCCAAGCGTTCAACCTCTTTCACCAGTCGGCGTTCATGCGCTTCAAGAGTACGAATCAATTCCTTTTGTTCGGCACCGAAAAGGAAGGCAAAACCGAGCGTTCTCGGATCATCGTTAAAGCCGGTCAAATGCTTTAGCACTTCCTTGCGCAAAGTTTCTCGACCTTTTTCAGTAATCGAGAAAACCACGCGCTCAGGGCGGTTACCATCGCGTTCGCTACGGCCAGCAATGTCACCATGCTTTTCGAGTGTCGCAAGCCTGTTGTAAACGGTCGACGTGCTGAGGTTTGCCCAGCGGTCCAGTTCGCGGTTGCGAACCTCGGTAATGATGTCGTAACCACTGCGTTCCTTTTCCAGGATCAGGCCCAGAAGTACCAAGTCATAACGATTCATATATTACCCTTCTTCTAATTCCAGAAAAATCCATTAAGATTCACTTGTTGGACTATTCCAACTTGGAATATAACTAAAAATTGAAAGCTTGGGGCAATAATTTTTCAAATAACGAAAAAAAAATCCCCGCCACCTTTTGAGTGACGGAGATTTTCAAATCCTAAGGCGATTATGCGTTGCGCTCTACGAGCGCAGGCATATCGGCTCGGAAATGGGAACAAACGAGTTTGTTCCCGCTTCACTCGCCTTATTATGCCTTGTTCAAACGATCCTGGATCATGTCGATGATGTCGGAGAGTTCCTTCGGGAGGTGCTTGCCGAACTTCGGATAGTGATTTTCCTTAACGTCAGCGAGTTCCTTCTTCCAGCCTTCCACATCAACCTTGAGGATTTCCGGGAGGGTTTCCTTGTAGTAGTCAGCGAGACCGTCGGTGTTGAGGGTCTTCGGCATGTAACCGATAGCGGTTTCAACAACGTTGGAGTTATCGCCGTTGCAACGGTCGAAGATCCAAGCGAGCACGCGGCTGTTGTCGCCGTAACCCGGCCACATGAAGCCACCCGGAAGCTTTTCGTTGTTGGCATCCTTACGGAACCAGTTCACGTAGAAGATCTTCGGGAGCTTGTCTTCGGTAGACTTCTTACCGATTTCGATCCAGTGCTTGAAGTAGTCACCCATGTTGTAGCCGCAGAACGGGAGGATTGCGAACGGGTCGCGACGGATCTTACCGACCTGAGAGGCGTCAATCGTAGAGGCAGCCGTGATTTCGGAACCCACGATGGAGCCGAGGAACACGCCGTGGTTCCAGCTGAGGGACTGGTGAACCAGAGGAATGGTAGACGGACGACGACCACCGAAGAGGATAGCGTCGATAGGCACGCCAGCAGGATCTTCCCATTCCTTGGCGATGCAGGGGCACTGCTTGGCCGGAGCGGTGAAGCGAGCGTTCGGGTGAGCCATTTCTTCGCCCTTAGGAGCCTTGTCCTTCGGGAGAGCGTCACGGGTCTTGCCCTTCCAGTCAACGAGCTTGCCCTTAGCCGGGTAGCCGATGCCTTCCCACCAGATGTCGCCGTCTTCAGTGAGGGCGCAGTTGGTGTAAATGGTGTTCTTTTCTGCAGAGATAAGAGCGTTCTTGTTGGATTCTGCAGAGGTGCCCGGAGCAACGCCGAAGAAGCCGGCTTCCGGGTTGATAGCGTAGAGACGGCCATCCTTACCAAACTTCATCCATGCAATGTCGTCACCGATGGTTTCGACCTTCCAGCCCGGGATAGTCGGGATGAGCATGGCGAGGTTCGTCTTACCGCAAGCAGACGGGAATGCGCCAGTCACGTACTTGACTTCGCCCTTCGGGTTGGTGAGCTTGAGGATGAGCATGTGTTCAGCGAGCCAGCCTTCGTCGCGAGCGAGAACGGTAGCGATACGGAGAGCGAAGCACTTCTTACCGAGAAGAGCGTTTCCACCGTAGCCCGAACCGTAGGACCAAATGAGGCGTTCTTCGGGGAACTGAGTGATGTACTTGTATTCAACGTCAGCGCAGGGCCAGATGCCGTTGTCGCTTTCGCATTCGCGGAGCGGCTTACCAACGGAGTGGAGGCACGGAACGAATTCAGCGTTCACGTCTGCGTTGAAGATGTCGAGAACCTTCTTACCGGCGCGAGTCATGATGTCCATGTTGAGAACGACGTATTCGGAGTCAGTGACTTCGATACCGTTCTTGGAAATCGGAGAACCGAGCGGGCCCATGCAGAACGGGATCACGTACATGGTACGGCCGTGCATACAACCCTTATAGAGCTTACGCATCGTCTGCTTGAGTTCAGACGGGTCGATCCAGTGGTTGGTCGGACCTGCATCTTCTTCCTTCACAGAGGAAATGAAGGTACGGGATTCGAC
Proteins encoded in this window:
- a CDS encoding GH36-type glycosyl hydrolase domain-containing protein — its product is MATKQTKKSAPKAKKVAAKTAAKYGYFDDAKKEYVLTTPATPIKWCNYVGTLNFGGIVDTTGGTLVCKGDPALNRITKYIAQMPCSDFKASTIYIRVKNAKGYTVFSPFVVPTLTKMKKWECHVGLSYMRWIAECEGLRTQVTIFVPTGSNTLLQDIQVTNISGAAKEVDIIPVYEFSHFEAEKQLTNADWVPQTMTLKGHWEKDGHVVLEQYAYMKRDFAVNYVTANCKVGSFDGDRRVFLGANEMGSWAAPLSLANKELSNSECDRGDNIAALMIHAGKIAAGKTFRTCTQLGQEQSLKVASKAIAKYRDLKNVDKAFDELAKFWEKYLSTIQVQTPDAAFNSMVNVHNPRQCHTTKNWSRYLSLYQLGYGTSRGIGYRDSSQDLMGVMSHMPEEALELALNLLSVQRPEGNAMHQYAPLALAEDNGNEANAGDSREKKGVLDENGNPAYADWYGDDHLWIVLTIANYLKETGKMDLLKKEVPFYEAGKKRAQREKGTVLEHLKRSLNFTRTHLGKHGLPLLGFADWNDCMNLPLGAESSFNTGLYAKALLEMMDICEALGDKKSVEMYKGWYEDVKKAFNDSAWDGKWWVRWFDKQGNAYGTNKAKYGKIYCNSQSWSVISGIATGDRAVQGMDSLNKLLNTANGVKSSTPGYRGFDPNVGGISTYPPGAKENGGIFLHTNPWVMIAETILGRGDKAFQYYSQINPAAKNTKLDEFESEPYCYPQNILGDEHKQFGMGRNAWLSGTSSWTYQAATQFIIGVRASFKGLIVNPCIPSSWDGFKVTRKFRGATYEIEVKNPKHVCKGVAEMIVDGKKIDADVAPIFTKGTHKVVVTLG
- a CDS encoding PadR family transcriptional regulator; the encoded protein is MNRYDLVLLGLILEKERSGYDIITEVRNRELDRWANLSTSTVYNRLATLEKHGDIAGRSERDGNRPERVVFSITEKGRETLRKEVLKHLTGFNDDPRTLGFAFLFGAEQKELIRTLEAHERRLVKEVERLEQMIADEPRPTLFAEGPFLNCMSRDHILVELKYVRAAIGILRDPVRNKKLDGYFYINFGNRDFVNKKD
- a CDS encoding phosphoenolpyruvate carboxykinase (GTP); this translates as MSLTLNDIKHPKISTWVNEMIAMCEPDNVVVVDGSKEEYDALMQKCVKAGLATKLAKKENCYLFRSLPSDVARVESRTFISSVKEEDAGPTNHWIDPSELKQTMRKLYKGCMHGRTMYVIPFCMGPLGSPISKNGIEVTDSEYVVLNMDIMTRAGKKVLDIFNADVNAEFVPCLHSVGKPLRECESDNGIWPCADVEYKYITQFPEERLIWSYGSGYGGNALLGKKCFALRIATVLARDEGWLAEHMLILKLTNPKGEVKYVTGAFPSACGKTNLAMLIPTIPGWKVETIGDDIAWMKFGKDGRLYAINPEAGFFGVAPGTSAESNKNALISAEKNTIYTNCALTEDGDIWWEGIGYPAKGKLVDWKGKTRDALPKDKAPKGEEMAHPNARFTAPAKQCPCIAKEWEDPAGVPIDAILFGGRRPSTIPLVHQSLSWNHGVFLGSIVGSEITAASTIDASQVGKIRRDPFAILPFCGYNMGDYFKHWIEIGKKSTEDKLPKIFYVNWFRKDANNEKLPGGFMWPGYGDNSRVLAWIFDRCNGDNSNVVETAIGYMPKTLNTDGLADYYKETLPEILKVDVEGWKKELADVKENHYPKFGKHLPKELSDIIDMIQDRLNKA